A window of Lytechinus pictus isolate F3 Inbred chromosome 7, Lp3.0, whole genome shotgun sequence contains these coding sequences:
- the LOC135154689 gene encoding WD repeat-containing protein 43-like isoform X1, whose product MATSPNRCCAFSVTDSYFATSSADGRLSIWDSKTGEVKQHYTPSSHLSSSCTCLAWQRKLRRSEVWTMENRKRKKRRSAQADIESTNSEAISPTNLLALGTVAGSVLLYSVLKGDLHSRLDGGHDDTVNDVCWHSSDNTLYSCSEDRYIVEWDITNRTVRSKWKGDKTSVYSICVCPGGTTMLSAGRAIQLWNLHTKAVLKKFTGHASPVTRLRVVPTFSPDSEKDDPLDSVEGLYFMSSAVSDRIVNVWQIKSGSKDKAPLASFAVPDEPSDFDVCVSSDSEVYTSVVCQSGQVHIFQTVLNGRARKPFQARHVVNVTTEGSKLSPARPIPILTSQLHLVESQPQLKIAYGVNLKPAFESLSLDSKEKEFCLIRDDHLHADKRRDEAGDRVKRPITSGDVTVLGPNNMAPSRPIQGLEEPSKSARKKAKRKSLRTELSMEDRLNALSIAQARPDIDKSQPPRADVMVTLLSQGLQSQDRELLDRVLKQDRAKVVANTIKRLPVPLIVPLVQELARRMNTAPQSGLVIAHWTKEVLRERASYLMTCPELMLRLSHIYETINTRTSNGGKLGRLHGKLDLMLAQISSQDDTAEASHTDQALMLYEDESSDELDLMEDGLAIHSESEGEWDELSESSEMEVQQDDQVDDSDSEEDEEEVDDDDET is encoded by the exons ATGGCGACTTCTCCAAACAGGTGCTGTGCTTTTTCTGTCACCGACAGTTATTTTGCCACTTCTAGTGCAGATGGCAGACTTTCCATTTGGGATTCTAAAACAGGAGAGGTTAAGCAACATTACACCCCAAGTTCCCATCTATCATCGTCATGTACCTGCTTGGCATGGCAGCGAAAATTACGTCGATCCGAGGTATGGACTATG GAAAAtcgaaagagaaagaaaaggagatctGCTCAGGCAGACATTGAATCAACAAATTCTGAGGCCATTTCACCCACCAACCTTCTTGCTTTAGGGACAGTAGCTGGAAGCGTTCTTCTCTACAGTGTCTTAAAAGGGGACTTGCATTCCAGACTG GATGGAGGTCATGATGATACAGTCAATGATGTATGCTGGCATTCTAGTGATAATACTTTATACAGCTGTTCAGAAGACAGGTACATTGTGGAATGGGATATCACAAATAGGACTGTCAGAAG TAAGTGGAAAGGAGACAAAACATCTGTGTATTCAATATGTGTTTGTCCGGGAGGAACTACAATGCTAAGTGCAGGTAGAGCAATCCAACTCTGGAATCTTCACACCAAAGCTGTCTTAAAA AAATTCACTGGTCATGCCAGCCCTGTGACTAGACTGAGGGTGGTACCCACATTTTCACCAGATTCTGAGAAAGATGATCCTCTGGACTCGGTTGAAGGACTCTATTTCATGTCATCAGCTGTTAGTGATAGAATTGTGAATGTCTG GCAAATTAAATCAGGCAGTAAGGACAAGGCTCCTCTTGCCTCATTTGCTGTTCCAGATGAGCCCAGTGATTTTGATGTCTGTGTGTCTTCAGATTcg GAGGTGTACACTTCTGTAGTCTGTCAATCAGGACAAGTCCACATATTCCAGACTGTACTTAATGG AAGGGCAAGAAAACCATTTCAAGCAAGACATGTGGTCAACGTGACAACAGAGGGAAGCAAACTTTCTCCTGCAAGGCCTATTCCAATCTTGACATCACAACTTCATTTAGTTGAAAGTCAACCACAACTCAAGATTGCCTATGGTGTCAATCTCAAGCCAGCTTTTGAATCATTA AGTTTAGATTCCAAAGAGAAAGAGTTCTGTTTAATACGAGATGACCACTTACATGCAGATAAGAGAAGAGATGAAGCTGGAGACAGA GTGAAAAGACCAATAACATCAGGTGATGTGACAGTATTGGGTCCAAACAACATGGCACCTAGCCGACCAATTCAGGGACTTGAAGAACCGTCAAAATCAGCAAGGAAGAAGGCTAAAAGGAAATCTCTTAGAACAGAG CTAAGTATGGAAGACAGATTGAATGCCCTTAGTATTGCTCAAGCTAGACCAGACATTGATAAAAGTCAACCTCCACGTGCTGATGTCATGGTTACATTACTATCACAAGGACTTCAGAGTCAGGACAGGGAACTACTAGAt CGAGTACTGAAGCAGGACAGAGCTAAAGTAGTTGCCAACACGATAAAGAGACTACCAGTACCTCTCATTGTACCCCTTGTTCAAGAGCTAGCCAGAAGAATGAACACTGCTCCGCAAAG CGGTTTGGTAATTGCCCACTGGACAAAAGAAGTTTTACGAGAGAGGGCGTCCTATCTCATGACCTGTCCTGAACTAATGCTGAGATTAAGTCATATTTATGAGACCATTAATACAAGAACAAGCAATGGTGGCAAACTTGGTAGGCTACATGGCAAATTGGACCTCATGTTGGCTCAG ATATCATCACAAGACGACACTGCAGAGGCCAGCCATACAGATCAAGCACTGATGCTCTATGAAGATG aATCTTCAGATGAGTTAGACCTTATGGAGGATGGACTTGCTATCCACTCAGAATCAGAG ggtgaaTGGGATGAGCTTTCAGAATCCTCAGAAATGGAAGTACAGCAAGACGATCAGGTAGATGATTCGGATAGTGAAGAGGATGAAGAGGAagttgatgacgatgacgaaACATGA
- the LOC135154689 gene encoding WD repeat-containing protein 43-like isoform X2, producing the protein MATSPNRCCAFSVTDSYFATSSADGRLSIWDSKTGEVKQHYTPSSHLSSSCTCLAWQRKLRRSEENRKRKKRRSAQADIESTNSEAISPTNLLALGTVAGSVLLYSVLKGDLHSRLDGGHDDTVNDVCWHSSDNTLYSCSEDRYIVEWDITNRTVRSKWKGDKTSVYSICVCPGGTTMLSAGRAIQLWNLHTKAVLKKFTGHASPVTRLRVVPTFSPDSEKDDPLDSVEGLYFMSSAVSDRIVNVWQIKSGSKDKAPLASFAVPDEPSDFDVCVSSDSEVYTSVVCQSGQVHIFQTVLNGRARKPFQARHVVNVTTEGSKLSPARPIPILTSQLHLVESQPQLKIAYGVNLKPAFESLSLDSKEKEFCLIRDDHLHADKRRDEAGDRVKRPITSGDVTVLGPNNMAPSRPIQGLEEPSKSARKKAKRKSLRTELSMEDRLNALSIAQARPDIDKSQPPRADVMVTLLSQGLQSQDRELLDRVLKQDRAKVVANTIKRLPVPLIVPLVQELARRMNTAPQSGLVIAHWTKEVLRERASYLMTCPELMLRLSHIYETINTRTSNGGKLGRLHGKLDLMLAQISSQDDTAEASHTDQALMLYEDESSDELDLMEDGLAIHSESEGEWDELSESSEMEVQQDDQVDDSDSEEDEEEVDDDDET; encoded by the exons ATGGCGACTTCTCCAAACAGGTGCTGTGCTTTTTCTGTCACCGACAGTTATTTTGCCACTTCTAGTGCAGATGGCAGACTTTCCATTTGGGATTCTAAAACAGGAGAGGTTAAGCAACATTACACCCCAAGTTCCCATCTATCATCGTCATGTACCTGCTTGGCATGGCAGCGAAAATTACGTCGATCCGAG GAAAAtcgaaagagaaagaaaaggagatctGCTCAGGCAGACATTGAATCAACAAATTCTGAGGCCATTTCACCCACCAACCTTCTTGCTTTAGGGACAGTAGCTGGAAGCGTTCTTCTCTACAGTGTCTTAAAAGGGGACTTGCATTCCAGACTG GATGGAGGTCATGATGATACAGTCAATGATGTATGCTGGCATTCTAGTGATAATACTTTATACAGCTGTTCAGAAGACAGGTACATTGTGGAATGGGATATCACAAATAGGACTGTCAGAAG TAAGTGGAAAGGAGACAAAACATCTGTGTATTCAATATGTGTTTGTCCGGGAGGAACTACAATGCTAAGTGCAGGTAGAGCAATCCAACTCTGGAATCTTCACACCAAAGCTGTCTTAAAA AAATTCACTGGTCATGCCAGCCCTGTGACTAGACTGAGGGTGGTACCCACATTTTCACCAGATTCTGAGAAAGATGATCCTCTGGACTCGGTTGAAGGACTCTATTTCATGTCATCAGCTGTTAGTGATAGAATTGTGAATGTCTG GCAAATTAAATCAGGCAGTAAGGACAAGGCTCCTCTTGCCTCATTTGCTGTTCCAGATGAGCCCAGTGATTTTGATGTCTGTGTGTCTTCAGATTcg GAGGTGTACACTTCTGTAGTCTGTCAATCAGGACAAGTCCACATATTCCAGACTGTACTTAATGG AAGGGCAAGAAAACCATTTCAAGCAAGACATGTGGTCAACGTGACAACAGAGGGAAGCAAACTTTCTCCTGCAAGGCCTATTCCAATCTTGACATCACAACTTCATTTAGTTGAAAGTCAACCACAACTCAAGATTGCCTATGGTGTCAATCTCAAGCCAGCTTTTGAATCATTA AGTTTAGATTCCAAAGAGAAAGAGTTCTGTTTAATACGAGATGACCACTTACATGCAGATAAGAGAAGAGATGAAGCTGGAGACAGA GTGAAAAGACCAATAACATCAGGTGATGTGACAGTATTGGGTCCAAACAACATGGCACCTAGCCGACCAATTCAGGGACTTGAAGAACCGTCAAAATCAGCAAGGAAGAAGGCTAAAAGGAAATCTCTTAGAACAGAG CTAAGTATGGAAGACAGATTGAATGCCCTTAGTATTGCTCAAGCTAGACCAGACATTGATAAAAGTCAACCTCCACGTGCTGATGTCATGGTTACATTACTATCACAAGGACTTCAGAGTCAGGACAGGGAACTACTAGAt CGAGTACTGAAGCAGGACAGAGCTAAAGTAGTTGCCAACACGATAAAGAGACTACCAGTACCTCTCATTGTACCCCTTGTTCAAGAGCTAGCCAGAAGAATGAACACTGCTCCGCAAAG CGGTTTGGTAATTGCCCACTGGACAAAAGAAGTTTTACGAGAGAGGGCGTCCTATCTCATGACCTGTCCTGAACTAATGCTGAGATTAAGTCATATTTATGAGACCATTAATACAAGAACAAGCAATGGTGGCAAACTTGGTAGGCTACATGGCAAATTGGACCTCATGTTGGCTCAG ATATCATCACAAGACGACACTGCAGAGGCCAGCCATACAGATCAAGCACTGATGCTCTATGAAGATG aATCTTCAGATGAGTTAGACCTTATGGAGGATGGACTTGCTATCCACTCAGAATCAGAG ggtgaaTGGGATGAGCTTTCAGAATCCTCAGAAATGGAAGTACAGCAAGACGATCAGGTAGATGATTCGGATAGTGAAGAGGATGAAGAGGAagttgatgacgatgacgaaACATGA